From a region of the Williamwhitmania taraxaci genome:
- a CDS encoding Rossmann-like domain-containing protein, giving the protein MEDILHQLYDTTRRTIPPPHQLVCGAKYYAVLNTLGNVGVCANLESPSSVSIEELNQPDFSNYYHRVAVNAWINAHVNYQNAYAEEIDIFNKIPFHSYKSIVMVGYFESLIHKFRSAEIPISIFDLKSNSDQVLPIEQHEATIKKADIIIATSTSLANNTLSQIIKWKRNDCKFMMLGPSTPLSEELAIAINADYLFGSIFDQNPKSVLDLIKNGGDTKTFLPFMKKVYLAPIK; this is encoded by the coding sequence ATGGAAGATATACTTCATCAACTATACGACACCACTCGGCGTACGATTCCCCCACCGCATCAATTGGTGTGTGGAGCGAAATATTATGCAGTTCTTAACACATTGGGCAACGTAGGAGTGTGTGCAAACCTAGAAAGTCCATCATCAGTATCAATAGAGGAATTAAACCAACCTGACTTTTCAAACTATTACCATCGTGTAGCAGTAAATGCATGGATTAACGCCCACGTAAATTACCAAAACGCCTATGCCGAGGAGATCGATATATTCAACAAGATCCCATTTCATTCCTATAAATCGATTGTTATGGTAGGCTACTTTGAGTCGCTAATTCACAAATTTCGATCAGCAGAAATACCAATTTCTATTTTTGACTTAAAGAGTAATTCCGACCAAGTATTACCCATTGAGCAGCATGAGGCAACCATAAAAAAAGCCGATATCATTATTGCCACATCCACATCGCTGGCAAACAATACCCTCTCGCAAATAATCAAATGGAAAAGGAACGATTGCAAGTTTATGATGCTAGGCCCTTCCACCCCGCTGTCGGAGGAGCTTGCCATAGCCATAAATGCCGACTACCTCTTTGGATCAATATTCGACCAAAACCCAAAAAGCGTTCTTGATCTCATTAAAAATGGTGGCGACACAAAAACGTTTCTACCATTTATGAAAAAGGTCTACCTTGCACCCATAAAGTAA